In one Lolium rigidum isolate FL_2022 chromosome 3, APGP_CSIRO_Lrig_0.1, whole genome shotgun sequence genomic region, the following are encoded:
- the LOC124695497 gene encoding cyclin-dependent kinase inhibitor 5-like — protein sequence MGKYMRKSKASGEVAVMEVGGALLGVRTRSRTLALQQRTSSPLKRADDPPVDPGDYLELRSRRLEKQPPPPPPGTKDKEPAAVSGWKEQAAAFAAEGFEADLEASFGDNVLDWDAMERSTRETTPCSLIRTSDTISTPGSATRTSNPSRRRMQTPICRYIPSSLEMEEFFDAAERQQHQAFRDKYNFCPANECPLPGRYEWARIDC from the exons ATGGGCAAGTACATGCGCAAGAGCAAGGCCTCGGGCGAGGTGGCCGTCATGGAGGTCGGCGGCGCGCTGCTCGGCGTCCGCACGCGCTCCCGCACCCTCGCGCTGCAGCAGCGCACCTCCTCGCCGCTCAAGAGGGCCGACGACCCGCCCGTCGACCCCGGGGACTACCTCGAGCTCAGGAGCAGGAGGCTCGagaagcagccgccgccgccgccgccggggaccaAGGACAAGGAGCCAGCCGCCGTCTCCGGGTGgaaggagcaggcggcggcgTTCGCGGCCGAGGGATTCGAGGCCGACCTCGAGGCCTCCTTCGGGGACAACGTCCTGGATTGGGACGCCATGGAGAG GAGTACCAGGGAGACGACGCCTTGCAGCCTGATCAGGACCTCGGACACGATAAGCACCCCTGGCTCCGCAACAAGGACCAGCAACCCTTCGCGCCGCAGGATGCAAACGCCCATCTGCCGTTACATCCCGAGCTCTCTTGAGATGGAAGAGTTCTTCGATGCTGCCGAACGACAGCAACATCAGGCTTTCAGGGACAA GTATAACTTCTGTCCTGCGAACGAGTGCCCGCTCCCCGGACGGTACGAGTGGGCGAGGATAGACTGCTAA
- the LOC124701396 gene encoding RNA cytidine acetyltransferase 1-like, whose protein sequence is MRKKVDERIRTLIENGVRQRQRSMFIIVGDKSRDQIVNLNYMLAKSRVKSRPSVLWCYRNKLEISSHRKKRAKQLKKLMQRGLMDPEKADPFSLFLETSDITYCQYKDSERVLGNTFGMCILQDFEALTPNLLARTIETVEGGGLIILLLSSLSSLTSLYTMVMDVHERFRTESHTTAATRFNERFLLSIASCKACIVMDDELNILPISSHMKFIQPVTNNEDSEGLSERERELKDLKDQFREDFPVGPLIGKCCTMDQGKAVINFLDSILDKSLRSTVALLAARGRGKSAALGLAIAGAVAAGYSNIFVTAPSPENLNTLFDFVCKGMNALEYKEHLHYDVVKSADPNLRKATIQINVHKQHRQTIQYMKPHDHGKLSQVELLVIDEAAAIPLPIVKSLLGPYLVFLSSTVNGYEGTGRSLSLKLLQQLESQSQPSASSVAPNSSRLFKKIELNESIRYASGDPIETWLNELLCLDLANSIPNISTLPDPEDCELYYVNRDTLFSYHKESEVFLQRMMALYVASHYKNSPNDLQLMADAPAHHLFVLLGQVNESENQLPDILCVIQVCLEGQISRKSAIRSLNEGHAPSGDQIPWKFCEQFQDNVFPSLSGARIVRIAVHPSALRLGYGSAAVQRLASYYRGKMSVFKDEEEVEEPGVKISEAAEKASLLEECIKPRANLPPLLVNLKDRRPEKLHYLGVSFGLTQELFRFWRKHNFCPFYVGQIPSAVTGEHTCMAMSPLNSDDIKVGGGSIELGFLEPFYQDFRQRFRRLLGTSFRHLNFKLAMSVLASKIDFSHHKPSEYDISLTSKLLRDVLSPHDMKRLEAYSNNLVDYHLILDLVPILAHEYFSEKLPVTLHGAQASVLFCMGLQDKDISATKEELGIEREQVLSNFIKTMKKLYGYLHNTAGKEIEATLPRLKEIEMAPLGRSMDEDLDEAAEEVKEKRRAAEEATVDPKLLQKYAIDSDAFEIEKALQDGKLSGSGVISVKSSKTNADKKEKHREKSKRKETDGSRSSKKKRT, encoded by the exons atgaggaagaaggTGGACGAGCGCATCCGCACGCTGATCGAGAATGGcgtgcggcagcggcagcgctccatgttcatcatcgtcggcgacaAGTCGCGGGACCAGATCGTCAACCTCAACTACATGCTCGCCAAGTCCCGGGTCAAGTCGCGACCCTCCGTCCTCTGGTGCTACCGCAACAAGCTCGAGATCAGCAGCCACAGGAAGAAGCGCGCCAAGCAGCTCAAGAAGCTCATGCAGCGGGGGCTCATGGACCCAGAGAAGGCAGACCCATTCTCCCTCTTCCTGGAGACATCAGACATCACCTATTGCCAGTACAAGGACTCGGAGAGGGTTCTGGGCAACACATTCGGAATGTGCATACTGCAG GACTTTGAGGCTCTGACGCCCAACCTTCTGGCCAGAACCATTGAGACCGTTGAGGGCGGTGGGTTGATCATCCTGCTTCTCTCTTCGCTCTCCTCATTAACCAGTTTATATACCATGGTTATG GATGTTCACGAAAGGTTCCGAACAGAGTCTCATACTACCGCAGCCACAAGGTTCAACGAGAGGTTCTTACTGTCCATAGCATCATGCAAAGCATGCATCGTCATGGATGACGAACTCAACATTTTGCCTATATCATCTCACATGAAATTCATACAACCAGTTACAAACAATGAG GATTCTGAGGGATTGTCAGAAAGGGAGCGAGAGTTGAAAGACCTAAAAGATCAGTTCCGTGAAGACTTTCCTGTTGGCCCTTTGATTGGGAAGTGCTGCACCATGGATCAG GGTAAAGCGGTCATCAATTTCCTGGACTCTATTTTGGACAAGTCACTTAGGAGTACGGTTGCCTTGCTCGCAGCTCGTGGACGTGGGAAATCAGCAGCCCTTGGTCTTGCTATTGCTGGAGCCGTTGCAGCTGG GTATTCAAATATATTTGTCACTGCTCCGAGTCCAGAGAACCTAAATACACTATTTGATTTTGTCTGCAAAGGAATGAATGCATTGGAGTACAAG GAGCATTTGCATTATGATGTAGTGAAGAGTGCAGATCCAAATCTCAGGAAAGCAACAATACAAATAAACGTCCACAAGCAGCATCGTCAAACAATCCAG TATATGAAACCACATGATCATGGGAAGCTTTCTCAAGTTGAACTTCTTGTCATTGATGAAGCTGCTGCCATTCCATTACCTATTGTGAAGTCCTTGCTCGGTCCATACCTTGTTTTCCTATCTTCCACCGTCAATGG GTATGAAGGAACAGGCCGATCCTTGTCTTTGAAGCTCCTCCAGCAGTTAGAATCCCAAAGCCAGCCATCAGCTTCGAGTGTCGCACCCAATTCCA GTAGGCTGTTTAAGAAAATTGAATTGAATGAATCCATTAGATATGCCTCTGGTGATCCTATTGAAACCTGGCTTAATGAGCTACTTTGTTTGGATCTTGCAAACTCCATTCCAAATATCAGCAC GCTGCCTGACCCAGAAGACTGTGAGCTGTATTATGTCAACCGGGACACACTATTCTCGTATCACAAGGAGAGTGAGGTATTTTTACAG AGGATGATGGCGCTTTATGTTGCTTCTCACTACAAAAATTCTCCCAATGACTTGCAATTGATGGCTGATGCGCCAGCACATCACCTTTTTGTACTGCTTG GCCAGGTTAATGAGTCCGAAAACCAGCTCCCTGATATTTTGTGTGTGATTCAG GTCTGCCTGGAAGGACAAATATCTCGAAAATCAGCTATCAGAAGCCTAAATGAGGGCCATGCCCCTTCCGGTGATCAAATACCATGGAAGTTTTGCGAACAATTTCAAGACAATGTATTTCCCAGTCTATCAGGAGCTCGGATAGTACGAATCGCTGTTCATCCAAGTGCCCTGAGG CTTGGGTATGGTTCAGCTGCTGTCCAACGCCTAGCAAG TTATTATCGAGGAAAAATGTCAGTATTTAAAGATGAGGAGGAAGTTGAAGAGCCTGGAGTTAAAATTAGTGAAGCTGCAGAGAAG GCTTCTCTGCTAGAAGAGTGCATAAAGCCTAGGGCAAATCTTCCACCACTGCTTGTTAATCTTAAGGATCGTCGTCCTGAAAAGCTCCATTATCTTGGTGTATCTTTTGGCTTGACACAGGAACTTTTCCGGTTTTGGCGGAAGCACAACTTCTGTCCATTCTATGTGGGCCAGATTCCA AGTGCTGTTACTGGTGAACATACCTGCATGGCCATGAGTCCCTTAAATAGCGATGACATAAAAGTTGGTGGTGGTTCGATCGAACTTGGATTTTTGGAACCATTTTATCAAG ATTTCAGACAAAGGTTCAGGCGGCTGTTGGGAACATCTTTCCGGCATCTCAACTTTAAGCTTGCAATGAG tgttttggcttccaaaatagaTTTTTCACATCACAAGCCTTCAGAATATGATATCAGTCTTACATCGAAGTTATTGAGAGACGTATTATCGCCACATGACATGAAGCGGCTAGAAGCTTATTCTAACAACTTGGTCGACTATCATCTG ATTCTGGATCTTGTCCCTATCCTTGCACATGAGTACTTTTCAGAGAAGCTTCCTGTTACACTACATGGTGCCCAAGCTTCTGTTTTATTCTGTATGGGTCTGCAGGACAAAGATATAAGTGCTACAAAG GAAGAGCTTGGCATAGAAAGGGAACAAGTTCTATCTAACTTCATCAAGACAATGAAGAAATTATATGGTTACCTTCATAACACTGCAGGAAAAGAAATTGAAGCAACCTTACCACGACTAAAGGAA ATTGAAATGGCACCACTTGGCAGATCTATGGACGAAGACCTTGATGAAGCAGCTGAGGAAGTGAAG GAAAAAAGAAGAGCTGCAGAAGAAGCTACTGTGGACCCAAAATTACTGCAGAAATATGCAATTGACAGTGATGCCTTTGAGATTGAGAAGGCTCTGCAGGATGGGAAATTGTCTGGAAGCGGTGTTATTAGTGTAAAATCAAGCAAGACAAATGCTGACAAGAAAGAGAAGCACAGGGAAAAATCAAAAAGGAAAGAAACAGATGGTAGTAGATCGTCAAAGAAAAAGAGGACTTGA